The Nesterenkonia xinjiangensis genome contains a region encoding:
- a CDS encoding ABC transporter permease, which translates to MSTNGTTTATEADRIRRILVSPQDRPARAGALSASLTYGWRALLKIKHVPEQLFDVTIFPIMMTVMMTYVFGGAIGEGLAGGDSDAALDAYIQFLIPGVFVQTLVMITMYTGLTLNRDISKGVFDRFRSLPTWRPAQLVGALLGDQVRYTIAGVIILAVGFVMGFRPEGGLGGVLTAFVLLLVFSFCLSWVWTTVALLMRTEQAAMGVSMFIMMPLTFVSNIFADPATMPGPVQAFAEVNPVSTVVAAIRDLMDGTVDPAGITSVLIYCAVLVAVFGPISMFIYNRKS; encoded by the coding sequence ATGAGCACGAACGGGACGACGACGGCGACCGAGGCCGACAGGATCCGCCGCATCCTGGTCAGCCCGCAGGACAGGCCGGCCCGTGCCGGGGCGTTGAGCGCCTCGTTGACCTACGGGTGGCGGGCTCTGTTGAAGATCAAGCATGTGCCCGAGCAGCTCTTCGACGTGACGATCTTCCCCATCATGATGACGGTGATGATGACCTACGTCTTCGGCGGGGCCATCGGGGAAGGGCTGGCGGGAGGGGACTCCGATGCGGCGCTGGACGCCTACATCCAGTTCCTCATCCCCGGGGTCTTCGTGCAGACCCTGGTGATGATCACGATGTACACCGGGCTGACGCTGAACCGTGACATCTCCAAAGGTGTCTTCGACCGCTTCCGCTCGCTGCCCACATGGCGTCCCGCCCAGCTGGTCGGGGCGCTGCTGGGAGACCAGGTGCGCTACACCATCGCAGGGGTGATCATCCTCGCTGTGGGCTTCGTCATGGGATTCCGCCCCGAGGGCGGTCTCGGCGGCGTGCTCACGGCCTTCGTGCTGCTGCTGGTGTTCAGCTTCTGCCTCTCCTGGGTGTGGACCACGGTGGCGCTGCTGATGCGCACCGAGCAGGCAGCCATGGGCGTGTCGATGTTCATCATGATGCCGCTGACCTTCGTCTCCAACATCTTCGCCGACCCGGCCACCATGCCCGGCCCCGTGCAGGCCTTCGCCGAGGTCAACCCGGTCTCCACCGTGGTCGCCGCGATCCGGGACCTGATGGACGGCACGGTGGATCCCGCCGGCATCACGTCGGTGCTGATCTACTGCGCGGTGCTGGTCGCCGTGTTCGGGCCGATCTCGATGTTCATCTATAACCGGAAGAGCTGA
- a CDS encoding phosphoenolpyruvate carboxylase, translating into MPHQSLAPARTRIAATHEIPEAMRRDVGLLGELLGQVLTEYGSPGLLEDVEALRELTIAALEDADGQILARAEELVESFSADRAKEVARAFTCYFLLANLAEEQHRIRTLRVRDGEVPLEEQQPADSVAAAFAHLREEVGQEEAERRLRELRFHAVLTAHPTEARRNAIAASVRRIGDLVDRRDDPRMGTGALAQNRRELLEEIDNMWRTAQLRVSSPSPLDEVRTALAVFDSSFSKVFTRAYRRMDDWLQGQAGGTAAPKAPAFIRLGSWIGGDRDGNPNVTASITRAAVAQAADRVLGDLEARARAVGLAMTLDDRYTSPSDELSALWGRQRQLSEELTDQAAQHSPREQHRQVLLAVAGRLAATRARDADLSYDGPEELIADLRIVQASLVSGGATRAAHGDLQELIWQVETFGFHLAELEVRQHSKVHAQTLAWLEDPEGAGKTAVPGEEVIETFRAIASVQQRFGVDACRRYIVSFTQSAQNLADVYTLAEKALGGVENAPVLDVIPLFETYEDLQNAPRILEEMLQHPAVQRRLEQTGRRMEVMLGYSDSAKDVGPVGATLALYEAQEKIAAWAVANSISLTQFHGRGGALGRGGGPANRAILAQPPHSVDLRFKVTEQGEVISARYGHPEIALRHIEQVAAATLMASAPSTEQRNAEAARRFAPLAEKMDAVSRRRFHGLVDAEGFAPWFAQVTPQDEVGLLAIGSRPAKRGLSVESLEDLRAIPWNFAWAQARINLTGWFGLGSALEAVGDLEELREAYAEWPLFRALIDNIEMSLAKTDRRIAERYLNLGDREDLAGLVLEELDLTTKWVLAITDQSRLLEDHRVLGRAVELRNPYVDALSLLQLRALRALRTTELDDAEIEDPRNLLLITLKGVAAGLQNTG; encoded by the coding sequence ATGCCCCATCAGTCCCTGGCACCTGCGCGCACCCGCATCGCCGCCACGCACGAGATCCCCGAGGCCATGCGTCGCGACGTCGGCCTCCTCGGCGAGCTGCTCGGGCAGGTCCTCACCGAGTACGGCAGCCCTGGCCTGCTCGAGGACGTCGAGGCGCTGCGGGAGCTGACCATCGCCGCCCTGGAGGACGCCGACGGCCAAATCCTGGCGCGGGCCGAGGAGCTGGTCGAGTCGTTCTCCGCGGACCGGGCCAAGGAGGTCGCCCGCGCCTTCACCTGCTACTTCCTGCTGGCCAACCTCGCCGAGGAGCAGCACCGCATCCGCACCCTGCGTGTGCGGGACGGAGAAGTGCCGCTGGAAGAGCAGCAGCCGGCGGACTCCGTGGCCGCCGCGTTCGCGCACCTCCGGGAGGAGGTCGGCCAGGAGGAAGCCGAGCGCAGGCTCAGGGAGCTGCGCTTCCACGCGGTGCTCACGGCCCACCCCACGGAGGCGCGCCGCAACGCGATCGCCGCATCGGTGCGTCGCATCGGGGACCTCGTCGATCGTCGGGACGACCCGCGCATGGGCACCGGCGCGCTGGCGCAGAACCGTCGTGAGCTGCTCGAAGAGATCGACAACATGTGGCGCACCGCCCAGCTGCGGGTGTCCAGCCCATCCCCGCTGGACGAGGTGCGCACCGCGCTGGCAGTCTTCGACTCCTCCTTCTCGAAGGTCTTCACCCGGGCCTACCGCCGCATGGACGACTGGCTCCAGGGTCAGGCGGGCGGCACCGCAGCGCCCAAGGCGCCGGCCTTCATCCGGCTGGGCTCCTGGATCGGCGGCGACCGGGACGGGAACCCCAACGTCACCGCCTCGATCACCCGTGCCGCCGTCGCACAGGCTGCCGACCGGGTACTCGGTGACCTGGAGGCGCGTGCTCGCGCCGTAGGGCTGGCGATGACCCTCGACGACCGCTACACCTCGCCCAGCGACGAGCTCTCCGCCCTGTGGGGCCGCCAGCGTCAGCTTTCGGAGGAGCTCACCGACCAGGCCGCCCAGCACTCTCCCCGCGAACAGCACCGCCAGGTGCTGCTGGCCGTGGCCGGCCGCCTGGCCGCCACCCGTGCCCGCGACGCGGACCTGTCCTATGACGGACCCGAGGAGCTCATCGCCGATCTCCGGATCGTCCAGGCCTCGCTGGTCTCCGGCGGGGCGACGCGCGCGGCCCATGGTGATCTGCAGGAGCTGATCTGGCAGGTGGAGACCTTCGGCTTCCACCTGGCCGAGCTGGAGGTCCGCCAGCACTCCAAGGTGCATGCCCAGACCCTGGCCTGGCTCGAGGACCCGGAGGGCGCCGGGAAGACGGCGGTGCCGGGAGAGGAGGTCATCGAGACGTTCCGTGCGATCGCCTCGGTGCAGCAGCGCTTCGGTGTCGACGCCTGCCGACGCTACATCGTCTCCTTCACCCAGTCCGCGCAGAACCTCGCCGACGTCTACACGCTGGCGGAGAAGGCCCTCGGCGGGGTGGAGAACGCCCCGGTGCTCGATGTCATCCCGCTGTTCGAGACCTATGAGGACCTGCAGAACGCTCCTCGGATCCTCGAAGAGATGCTCCAGCATCCTGCGGTCCAGCGCCGGCTGGAGCAGACGGGTCGTCGCATGGAGGTCATGCTCGGCTACTCGGACTCGGCCAAGGACGTCGGCCCCGTGGGCGCCACGCTGGCCCTCTACGAGGCGCAGGAGAAGATCGCTGCATGGGCGGTGGCGAACAGCATCTCGCTGACCCAGTTCCATGGACGGGGAGGCGCCCTGGGACGCGGCGGCGGCCCGGCCAACCGGGCGATCCTCGCGCAGCCGCCGCATTCGGTGGATCTTCGGTTCAAGGTCACCGAGCAGGGAGAGGTGATCTCCGCGCGCTACGGCCACCCGGAGATCGCGCTGCGTCACATCGAGCAGGTCGCCGCGGCCACGCTGATGGCCTCCGCGCCCTCGACCGAGCAGCGCAACGCCGAGGCTGCCCGACGGTTCGCTCCGTTGGCCGAGAAGATGGACGCGGTCTCCAGGCGACGCTTCCACGGGCTGGTCGACGCCGAGGGCTTCGCCCCGTGGTTCGCCCAGGTCACCCCGCAGGACGAGGTCGGGCTGCTGGCCATCGGCTCCCGCCCGGCCAAGCGCGGCCTCTCCGTGGAGTCCCTGGAGGACCTGCGGGCCATCCCGTGGAACTTCGCCTGGGCGCAGGCGCGCATCAATCTGACCGGCTGGTTCGGGTTGGGCTCCGCGTTGGAGGCCGTGGGGGACCTGGAGGAGCTGCGCGAGGCCTATGCCGAGTGGCCGCTGTTCCGGGCGCTGATCGACAACATCGAGATGTCGCTGGCCAAGACGGACCGGCGGATCGCCGAACGATACCTGAACCTCGGCGACCGCGAGGACCTGGCCGGTCTGGTCCTCGAGGAGCTGGATCTGACCACCAAGTGGGTGCTGGCCATCACGGACCAGTCCCGTCTGCTGGAGGACCACCGCGTGCTCGGACGTGCGGTGGAGCTGCGCAATCCCTACGTGGACGCCCTCTCGCTGCTGCAGCTGCGGGCGCTGCGGGCCCTGCGGACCACCGAGCTGGACGACGCTGAGATCGAGGATCCGCGGAACCTGCTGCTGATCACGCTCAAGGGCGTCGCCGCCGGCCTGCAGAACACCGGCTGA
- a CDS encoding undecaprenyl-diphosphate phosphatase, protein MTLWESLLLGVVQGLFMFIPVSSSSHLVLTQHWMAATGSPVPSPDTPEMILFNLVVHMGTMVSVVVVMHRPLVQLLSGTVRELRLFARRRSLRHMIHLRLMLFGVVTTGVTGVLGLLVREYGTGVFATPWAVSVMLLVTGAILWWTDTVRDTWRGAAQMTIWVALLIGLAQAAALFPGLSRSGLTIAVALALGMHRKIAAQYSFFVAIPTIVAATGLQSLSLLDHRGPLMIGVDAYVVAFLVSALVGAAALWLVLRMLYRGHFRVFAVYVLILAVVTLIVQPESEPEELAGTSGAPEVQEVVQAADSAPVDRAEP, encoded by the coding sequence GTGACCCTGTGGGAATCCCTGCTCCTGGGCGTGGTCCAGGGGCTGTTCATGTTCATTCCGGTGAGCTCCTCCTCTCATCTGGTGCTGACCCAGCACTGGATGGCGGCCACCGGATCTCCGGTGCCCTCCCCGGACACCCCGGAGATGATCCTGTTCAACCTGGTGGTCCACATGGGCACGATGGTCTCGGTGGTGGTGGTGATGCACCGCCCCCTGGTGCAGCTGCTGAGCGGCACCGTCCGGGAGCTGCGACTTTTTGCCCGCCGTCGCTCCCTGCGCCACATGATCCATCTGCGGCTGATGCTCTTCGGGGTGGTCACCACCGGTGTCACCGGAGTGTTGGGACTGCTGGTCCGCGAGTACGGGACCGGGGTGTTCGCCACTCCGTGGGCCGTCTCTGTGATGCTGCTGGTCACCGGAGCGATCCTCTGGTGGACTGACACCGTCCGAGACACCTGGAGAGGTGCGGCGCAGATGACGATCTGGGTCGCGCTGCTGATCGGCCTGGCTCAGGCCGCCGCGCTGTTTCCAGGGCTGAGCCGCTCCGGACTGACCATCGCCGTGGCCCTGGCACTGGGCATGCACCGCAAGATCGCCGCGCAGTACAGCTTCTTCGTGGCCATCCCGACCATCGTGGCGGCCACGGGCCTGCAGTCACTGAGCCTGCTGGACCATCGCGGACCGTTGATGATCGGTGTCGACGCCTACGTGGTGGCGTTCCTGGTGTCTGCGCTGGTGGGCGCGGCGGCGCTGTGGCTGGTGCTGCGCATGCTCTACCGCGGACATTTCCGGGTCTTCGCGGTCTATGTCCTGATCCTCGCGGTGGTCACCCTGATCGTCCAGCCCGAGTCTGAGCCGGAGGAGCTCGCCGGCACCTCCGGCGCACCGGAGGTCCAGGAGGTCGTCCAGGCCGCAGACTCGGCGCCCGTGGACAGGGCGGAACCATGA
- a CDS encoding prolyl oligopeptidase family serine peptidase yields the protein MAVTSRNRSAPPLITPEHDPHLWLEDVTGEDALSWVRARNARAEAELVDEEFIELESSIREILDASDRIPGVSRRGEHLYNYWTDAEHPQGLWRRTTLESYRTEAPEWDVLLDLDALSAADGVTWVWHGATVLRPAAEGEPWRHALISLSRGGSDADITREFDLVTREFVDPVDGGFSKPEGKGSMSWIDADTVYVATDQGEDAVTTSGYPRTARRWRRGTRLEEAEPVVSVEPDHMVAAAGHISTPGFERDVAVRVLGFYDSETLLIEGDELHRVEVPTDVRVSIHRDLFLFMPRTELTLLGQDFPGGSLVVADIEDFMSGEAELTPLFLPDASTSLQDVTATPSCLVLTVMEDVVHRVEAHVRISEGSSAWRREDIFTDVTGTLSVAAVDPRESEEVWITSEDHLSPSALHLGDLSGLLDGGRETHEVLKRAPERFDATGLTSVQRFATSDDGTRVPYFLIGSAELLAESSEAGPRPTVLYGYGGFEISMTPGYLAVIGKAWMESGGVYAVANIRGGGEYGPGWHRAALRENRPRAYEDFAAVARHLVTTGVTTVPQLACRGGSNGGLLTGNMLTQYPELFGAVVIQVPLLDMRRFADLLAGASWRAEYGDPETEDWEFMRSFSPYHLLQEGGSYPAVLLTTSTRDDRVHPGHARKMTAALESLGADVRYWENIEGGHGGAASPEQQARLNSVIHRFLQQQLR from the coding sequence ATGGCCGTTACCTCGCGCAACCGTTCCGCACCGCCGCTCATCACCCCGGAGCACGACCCTCACCTCTGGCTGGAGGACGTCACCGGCGAAGACGCCCTGTCCTGGGTGCGTGCGCGCAACGCGCGCGCGGAGGCGGAGCTGGTCGACGAGGAGTTCATCGAGCTGGAGTCCAGCATTCGGGAGATCCTCGACGCCTCGGACCGCATTCCGGGGGTCTCGCGCAGGGGTGAGCACCTCTACAATTACTGGACCGACGCAGAGCACCCGCAGGGCCTGTGGCGCCGGACCACCCTGGAGTCGTACCGCACCGAGGCTCCCGAGTGGGATGTGCTCCTCGATCTGGACGCCCTCTCCGCCGCCGACGGCGTCACCTGGGTCTGGCACGGTGCCACCGTGCTGCGGCCCGCCGCCGAGGGCGAGCCGTGGCGCCATGCGCTGATCTCCCTCTCCCGGGGCGGATCCGACGCTGACATCACCCGGGAGTTCGACCTCGTCACGCGAGAGTTCGTCGACCCGGTGGATGGCGGGTTCTCCAAGCCCGAGGGCAAAGGATCGATGAGCTGGATCGACGCGGACACGGTCTATGTCGCCACCGATCAGGGGGAAGATGCCGTCACCACCTCCGGGTACCCGCGCACTGCTCGCCGCTGGCGCCGTGGCACCCGGCTCGAGGAGGCCGAGCCCGTCGTCTCTGTGGAGCCCGATCACATGGTCGCCGCCGCCGGGCACATCAGCACCCCTGGCTTCGAGCGCGACGTCGCGGTGCGCGTGCTGGGCTTCTACGACAGCGAGACCCTGCTCATCGAGGGGGACGAGCTGCACCGGGTCGAGGTGCCCACGGACGTGCGGGTCAGCATCCATCGGGACCTGTTCCTGTTCATGCCCCGTACCGAGCTCACCCTGCTGGGGCAGGACTTCCCGGGCGGCAGCCTCGTCGTCGCGGACATCGAGGACTTCATGTCCGGTGAGGCCGAGCTGACCCCGTTGTTCCTCCCGGACGCCTCCACGTCTCTGCAGGACGTCACGGCCACGCCGAGCTGCCTGGTGCTCACAGTCATGGAGGACGTGGTCCACCGCGTGGAGGCCCATGTCCGCATCAGTGAGGGCTCCTCCGCCTGGCGCCGAGAAGACATCTTCACAGACGTCACCGGAACCCTCTCCGTCGCCGCCGTCGACCCCCGGGAGTCCGAGGAGGTCTGGATCACCTCTGAGGATCATCTGAGTCCCTCGGCCCTGCATCTGGGGGACCTCTCGGGTCTGCTCGACGGCGGTCGTGAGACCCACGAGGTCCTCAAGCGTGCGCCTGAGCGATTCGACGCCACCGGACTCACCTCGGTGCAGCGCTTCGCGACCAGCGACGACGGCACCAGGGTGCCGTACTTCCTCATCGGTTCCGCCGAGCTGCTCGCCGAGAGCTCCGAGGCGGGCCCCCGCCCCACCGTGCTCTACGGCTACGGAGGGTTCGAGATCTCCATGACCCCGGGCTACCTGGCCGTCATCGGCAAGGCCTGGATGGAGTCCGGCGGTGTGTATGCGGTGGCCAACATCCGCGGGGGAGGGGAGTATGGGCCGGGCTGGCACCGTGCGGCGCTGCGGGAGAACCGGCCTCGCGCCTATGAGGACTTCGCGGCGGTGGCGAGGCATCTTGTCACCACCGGAGTGACCACCGTGCCCCAGCTGGCCTGCCGGGGCGGCTCCAACGGAGGGCTGCTCACCGGCAACATGCTCACCCAGTACCCGGAGCTCTTCGGTGCGGTGGTCATCCAGGTTCCGCTCCTGGACATGAGACGCTTCGCCGACCTGCTGGCCGGAGCCTCCTGGCGGGCTGAGTATGGTGATCCGGAGACCGAGGACTGGGAGTTCATGAGGAGCTTCTCTCCGTATCACCTGCTGCAGGAGGGCGGTTCCTATCCGGCGGTGCTGCTGACCACCTCCACCCGGGATGACCGGGTCCACCCCGGGCATGCCCGGAAGATGACGGCAGCGCTGGAGTCGCTGGGGGCGGACGTGCGGTACTGGGAGAACATCGAGGGCGGGCACGGCGGCGCCGCCAGCCCGGAGCAGCAGGCGCGGCTGAACAGCGTCATCCATCGGTTCCTCCAGCAGCAGCTGCGCTGA
- the dnaG gene encoding DNA primase has protein sequence MAGLIKREDIDAVRERVDLREVVEQFVTLKGAGIGSWKGLCPFHDERTPSFHIRPHVGTYHCFGCGESGDVIAFLMALEHTSFQETVERLAEKAGITLRYEDGGTGPTKQEVGRRQRLLDAHKIADEFFQAQLQTPEAQIGREFLTGRGFTREHAQQFSVGFAPKSWDALLKHLRAQRFHDEEELRQTGLFSEGSRGLYDRFRGRLIWPIRDMTGNTVGFGGRRLFDDDKGPKYLNSPETQIYKKSQVLYGIDLAKRSIAKKRELVVVEGYTDVMACHVAGVDTAVATCGTAFGEGHVKISRRLLSDDGGGGEVIFTFDGDEAGQTAALKAFKEDHMFLAHTFIAIGPEGMDPCDVRQHRGDDAVEELIRSRRPLFEFAIRAGMKDYDLSTVEGRVGALRYAAPVVAGIKDSALRPAYTRELAGWLGMDMDDVARAVHQSRGQAPQRGGSAGQGPQRGQQRGPQEAPGGDVGHQHAHVPSEDMYAPGPEDFGEPHPGRGPGTASRAQQFPRPDTRDPAVMMERQALEVIIQHPTRLTAEQWEEIFTVRFTAPAHAAVHAGIRSAAASATDPRNWVSAVSEEVPQPLRSLVGELALAQLPARTEDGVEAYCQSILNRLVELKITHQKADLLGRLQRMDPAADPEEYQRLNREVMELERRRRALRAED, from the coding sequence GTGGCAGGACTGATCAAGCGTGAAGACATCGACGCCGTGCGCGAGCGTGTCGACCTGCGCGAGGTCGTCGAGCAGTTCGTGACGCTCAAGGGTGCGGGCATCGGCTCGTGGAAAGGGCTCTGCCCGTTCCACGACGAGCGCACTCCCAGCTTTCACATCCGCCCCCATGTGGGCACCTACCACTGCTTCGGCTGTGGCGAGTCCGGCGATGTCATCGCCTTCCTGATGGCACTGGAGCACACCTCGTTCCAGGAGACGGTGGAGCGGCTGGCGGAGAAGGCCGGGATCACGTTGCGCTACGAGGACGGCGGCACCGGGCCCACCAAGCAGGAGGTCGGCCGCCGGCAGCGCCTGCTGGACGCACACAAGATCGCCGACGAATTCTTCCAGGCCCAGCTGCAGACCCCTGAGGCGCAGATCGGCCGGGAGTTCCTGACCGGGCGTGGCTTCACCCGGGAGCACGCCCAGCAGTTCTCGGTGGGCTTCGCGCCCAAGAGCTGGGACGCTCTGCTGAAGCATCTGCGTGCCCAGCGGTTCCACGATGAGGAGGAGCTGCGGCAGACCGGGCTGTTCTCCGAGGGGAGCCGTGGACTCTACGACCGTTTCCGGGGCCGCCTGATCTGGCCCATCCGGGACATGACCGGCAACACCGTGGGGTTCGGCGGCCGACGTCTCTTCGATGACGACAAGGGCCCGAAGTACCTGAACTCCCCGGAGACCCAGATCTACAAGAAGTCGCAGGTGCTCTACGGCATCGACCTGGCCAAGCGGAGCATCGCGAAGAAGCGTGAGCTGGTCGTCGTCGAGGGCTACACCGATGTGATGGCCTGCCATGTGGCCGGGGTGGACACCGCGGTGGCCACCTGTGGCACCGCATTCGGCGAGGGGCACGTGAAGATCTCCCGGCGGCTGCTCTCCGACGACGGCGGAGGCGGAGAGGTCATCTTCACCTTCGACGGCGATGAGGCCGGTCAGACCGCCGCGCTGAAGGCCTTCAAAGAGGACCACATGTTCCTGGCCCATACGTTCATCGCGATCGGACCTGAGGGTATGGACCCCTGCGATGTGCGCCAACATCGCGGTGATGACGCGGTGGAGGAACTCATCCGCTCTCGGCGGCCGCTGTTCGAGTTCGCGATCCGTGCCGGCATGAAGGACTACGACCTCTCCACGGTGGAGGGGCGGGTCGGGGCGCTGCGCTACGCCGCCCCGGTGGTGGCCGGCATCAAGGACTCGGCCCTGCGCCCGGCCTACACCCGGGAGCTGGCAGGTTGGCTGGGCATGGACATGGATGACGTGGCCCGCGCGGTGCACCAGTCTCGCGGGCAGGCTCCGCAGCGCGGCGGCTCCGCAGGGCAGGGCCCTCAGCGCGGGCAGCAGCGCGGACCCCAGGAAGCGCCTGGCGGCGACGTCGGGCACCAGCATGCCCACGTCCCTTCGGAGGACATGTATGCCCCCGGCCCTGAGGACTTCGGTGAGCCGCATCCTGGCCGGGGCCCCGGGACCGCCTCCCGGGCGCAGCAGTTCCCCCGGCCGGACACCCGTGACCCCGCGGTCATGATGGAGCGGCAGGCTCTGGAGGTGATCATCCAGCACCCCACCCGGCTGACCGCCGAGCAATGGGAGGAGATCTTCACCGTCCGTTTCACCGCCCCGGCTCACGCGGCGGTGCATGCGGGGATCCGCAGTGCAGCCGCCTCGGCCACGGACCCGCGGAACTGGGTCAGTGCGGTCAGCGAGGAGGTGCCGCAGCCGCTGCGCTCTCTGGTCGGGGAGCTGGCCCTGGCCCAGCTTCCGGCCCGCACCGAGGACGGCGTCGAGGCCTATTGCCAGTCCATCCTCAACCGCCTGGTGGAGCTGAAGATCACGCATCAGAAGGCTGATCTGCTGGGGCGGCTGCAGCGCATGGACCCGGCGGCGGACCCGGAGGAGTATCAGCGGCTCAACCGCGAGGTCATGGAGCTCGAACGGCGCCGTCGCGCACTTCGCGCCGAGGACTGA
- a CDS encoding ATP-binding cassette domain-containing protein encodes MSVLPADPAIETRGLIKSFGDTTAVDGVDLTIPRGGIYGVLGPNGAGKTTVIRMLATLLRPDGGQATVLGHDVFAEPAAIREKIALTGQFASLDEDLTGIENLVLLGRLLGFTARNARRRGQELLEAFNLAEAASRQVKKYSGGMRRRLDIAGSLLVTPELMFLDEPTTGIDPRSRNQVWDIIRTLVGSGTTVLLTTQYLEEADQLVDRLAVIDHGRVIAEGTPGQLKAQVGSGALTVRVVEAAQREEAAELLTQTIQAQVIRESDPTALTARLNEGSRAAAALTALEEAGIAVETFALGQPSLDEVFLALTGKKAEPEGAGDDVADSEAGSAGHGDETEANIR; translated from the coding sequence ATGAGCGTGCTGCCAGCAGATCCGGCCATCGAGACCCGAGGTCTGATCAAGAGCTTCGGCGACACGACCGCCGTGGACGGCGTGGATCTGACCATCCCGCGCGGCGGCATCTACGGGGTGCTCGGGCCCAACGGTGCCGGCAAGACCACCGTGATCCGCATGCTGGCCACTCTGCTGCGCCCCGACGGCGGCCAGGCCACGGTCCTCGGCCATGATGTCTTCGCCGAGCCGGCGGCCATCCGCGAGAAGATCGCACTCACCGGGCAGTTCGCCTCCCTGGACGAAGACCTCACCGGCATCGAGAACCTCGTGCTGCTCGGGCGACTGCTGGGCTTCACCGCACGGAATGCCCGACGCCGGGGGCAGGAGCTGCTCGAGGCCTTCAACCTCGCCGAGGCCGCGAGCCGGCAGGTGAAGAAGTATTCGGGTGGCATGCGCCGACGTCTGGACATCGCCGGTTCCCTGCTGGTGACCCCGGAGCTCATGTTCCTCGACGAGCCGACCACCGGGATCGACCCCCGTTCACGCAACCAGGTCTGGGACATCATCCGTACCCTGGTCGGCTCGGGCACCACGGTGCTGCTGACCACGCAGTACCTGGAGGAGGCCGACCAGCTGGTCGATCGGCTCGCCGTCATCGACCACGGGCGGGTCATCGCCGAGGGCACCCCGGGGCAGCTGAAGGCCCAGGTCGGCTCCGGAGCGCTGACCGTGCGGGTGGTGGAGGCGGCACAGCGTGAGGAGGCCGCCGAGCTGCTGACTCAGACGATCCAGGCGCAGGTGATCCGTGAATCGGACCCGACGGCGCTGACGGCACGGCTCAACGAGGGGTCGCGCGCCGCCGCGGCGCTGACCGCGCTGGAGGAGGCAGGCATCGCCGTGGAGACCTTCGCACTGGGCCAGCCGAGTCTGGATGAGGTCTTCCTGGCGCTGACCGGGAAGAAGGCTGAGCCCGAAGGTGCCGGCGACGACGTCGCTGACTCCGAGGCCGGGTCCGCCGGGCATGGCGATGAGACGGAGGCGAACATCCGATGA
- a CDS encoding SIR2 family NAD-dependent protein deacylase codes for MRELSVTESVPEDVVALVRDARRVVVLSGAGISAESGVPTFREVQRGLWERFSAEELATPDAFDNDPALVWTWYRWRQSLIDAVEPNAGHRCLAAWQEHLSAQHGWLAVVTQNVDDLHERAGAEVLGHLHGSLAAHRCADCGEPAELPAPRYDGFTAPPTPEDPPGCESCPDGVLRPDVVWFGEMLPAPAFDAAAAAIRAADLVVVVGTSGIVQPAASLPLLGLERGIPLIEINPEETGLTEVMDFAIRGRSGEVLPRLLSAAGVPTGRR; via the coding sequence ATGCGAGAGCTGTCTGTGACCGAATCGGTGCCGGAGGACGTGGTGGCCCTGGTCCGCGATGCCCGCCGGGTGGTGGTGCTCAGCGGGGCGGGGATCTCCGCCGAGTCCGGGGTGCCCACCTTTCGTGAGGTCCAGCGCGGGCTCTGGGAACGGTTCTCCGCAGAGGAGCTCGCCACCCCCGATGCCTTCGACAACGATCCGGCCCTGGTGTGGACCTGGTACCGCTGGCGGCAGTCACTGATCGACGCCGTTGAGCCGAACGCCGGGCACCGGTGCCTGGCCGCGTGGCAGGAGCACCTCTCCGCCCAGCACGGTTGGCTGGCGGTGGTGACTCAGAACGTGGATGACCTGCACGAGCGCGCAGGGGCTGAGGTGCTGGGCCACCTGCACGGCAGCCTCGCCGCCCACCGCTGCGCCGACTGCGGCGAGCCGGCTGAGCTGCCGGCTCCGCGCTATGACGGCTTCACCGCGCCCCCGACGCCTGAGGACCCGCCTGGCTGCGAGAGCTGCCCGGACGGAGTGCTGCGGCCCGACGTGGTCTGGTTCGGCGAGATGCTGCCCGCCCCGGCCTTCGACGCTGCTGCCGCCGCCATCCGTGCAGCGGACCTGGTGGTCGTGGTCGGCACGTCAGGGATCGTGCAGCCGGCGGCCTCTCTGCCGCTGCTGGGGCTGGAGCGCGGCATCCCGCTGATCGAGATCAACCCGGAGGAGACCGGCCTGACCGAGGTCATGGACTTCGCGATCCGTGGGCGGTCCGGCGAGGTTCTTCCTCGACTGCTCTCCGCCGCTGGCGTTCCGACTGGCAGAAGGTGA
- a CDS encoding DUF4870 domain-containing protein gives MTQQPIGQGPEPFDPNNPQQPPQPVGGAQPSVQALSPGEEQGWGVAVHLGGVFLSWLVPLVVWLVFRERSRLIDDHGKEALNFQITLFIGYMISVVLMFVLVGILLWIALWICAIIFGIMASMAAYNRRPYRYPISIRFIK, from the coding sequence ATGACGCAGCAGCCCATCGGGCAGGGGCCTGAGCCCTTCGACCCGAACAACCCGCAGCAGCCCCCGCAGCCTGTGGGCGGTGCGCAGCCCAGCGTCCAGGCACTCTCCCCCGGGGAGGAGCAGGGGTGGGGTGTCGCCGTGCACCTCGGCGGTGTCTTCCTCTCCTGGCTGGTCCCGCTGGTGGTGTGGCTGGTCTTCCGCGAACGCAGCCGGCTGATCGACGATCATGGCAAGGAGGCGCTGAACTTCCAGATCACGCTCTTCATCGGCTATATGATCTCCGTCGTCCTCATGTTCGTCCTCGTCGGGATCCTGCTCTGGATCGCCCTGTGGATCTGCGCGATCATCTTCGGAATCATGGCCTCCATGGCCGCCTACAACCGCCGTCCGTACCGCTACCCGATCAGCATCCGATTCATCAAGTGA